The Fervidibacillus albus genome contains a region encoding:
- a CDS encoding IS1182 family transposase, with amino-acid sequence MTIIRQPSLFDIQELYEMEPTHRYEAIISSIDLDEIYYAVTKKSRFGAPVELNYAAMIISAFIRYVERIPTIKDLVKRLNEDITFKLNCGFLVSDSVPSEASYSRLLNKLSESNILEKAQEKVVLQAISEGFIIDDTIAIDATHFEARDQAPPKEEKPKNAPKKRGRKSKEERDQWLKEQAEKEANRPLYEKKIEAQLDAPLVELRAEVPQDPKWGVKKNSEGKNVFWYGYKGHLAVGASSQYILQSLFSSGHLNDGKAAIPLLKGIHELPLPSLRYQTMDAGYDYEPIYEQVHRMGQQSVIAYNKRNEGEPIGFDKHFAPTCFREHSYRYDRFDAKYETLKYTRPKECKDCPLANEGICQKVYKVKITQDLRKYTAPARGSKAWDNIYKRRTAVERVNAYLKEFFQLNNVRYRTGKRAKIHFDMVVLIYNASKLAVDRINAQFIQQQAA; translated from the coding sequence ATGACCATTATACGACAACCAAGTTTATTTGACATCCAAGAATTATATGAGATGGAACCTACCCATCGTTATGAGGCAATTATTTCTTCTATAGATTTAGATGAAATTTACTATGCAGTAACGAAAAAGTCTCGTTTTGGTGCGCCGGTAGAGCTGAATTATGCAGCGATGATTATTTCCGCTTTTATTCGATACGTGGAACGAATTCCAACAATAAAAGACCTGGTTAAACGACTAAATGAAGATATTACTTTCAAGCTAAACTGCGGATTTCTTGTGTCGGACAGTGTACCTTCTGAGGCCTCTTATTCTCGGCTTTTAAATAAATTAAGCGAATCCAACATTTTAGAAAAGGCCCAAGAAAAAGTAGTCCTTCAAGCGATTTCAGAAGGCTTTATTATCGATGACACCATTGCCATTGACGCCACACATTTTGAAGCACGTGATCAAGCACCTCCAAAAGAAGAAAAGCCAAAAAATGCACCTAAAAAACGCGGTCGCAAATCGAAAGAAGAGCGTGACCAATGGCTAAAAGAACAAGCTGAGAAAGAAGCCAATAGGCCTTTGTACGAAAAGAAAATCGAAGCCCAGCTGGACGCTCCTTTAGTTGAACTGCGTGCAGAAGTTCCTCAAGACCCGAAATGGGGTGTGAAGAAGAACTCAGAAGGCAAGAATGTTTTCTGGTATGGATACAAGGGACACTTGGCAGTTGGTGCGTCCAGTCAGTATATTTTACAGTCCCTATTTTCTTCCGGTCATTTAAATGACGGAAAGGCAGCGATCCCGTTACTGAAAGGGATTCATGAACTTCCTCTTCCATCTTTGCGTTATCAAACAATGGATGCAGGGTACGATTATGAGCCAATTTACGAACAGGTTCATCGAATGGGACAGCAGTCTGTGATTGCATACAACAAGCGAAATGAAGGAGAACCAATAGGTTTTGATAAACATTTCGCCCCGACTTGTTTTCGTGAGCATTCTTACCGTTATGATCGTTTTGACGCTAAATATGAAACCCTAAAATACACGAGACCAAAGGAGTGTAAAGACTGCCCGCTAGCCAATGAAGGCATCTGTCAAAAGGTTTATAAAGTGAAAATAACCCAAGACCTAAGAAAGTACACAGCACCAGCCCGTGGATCCAAAGCTTGGGATAACATTTACAAACGTCGGACTGCCGTTGAACGAGTCAATGCCTATCTGAAAGAGTTTTTTCAGCTTAATAACGTTCGTTATCGTACCGGAAAACGGGCAAAAATCCATTTTGACATGGTTGTATTGATTTATAACGCATCGAAATTGGCTGTAGATCGCATCAACGCACAATTCATTCAGCAACAAGCTGCATGA
- a CDS encoding CamS family sex pheromone protein: MKKFFIIALSLFLLTGCLPSVEKQDEVVQEDQESEETAIVPNYQISDSYYRTLIPFEPSDTRGLVVWNLNTRYDSDEFEEGLLRIAQKTFSTNTYIFQDGKYLDKETVQKWLKREYTSDQLKEKELTEADNLGLNPPLEDDADAEEIESHPIYLSYLLEHNYLVKTDENTVKLGGVAIGLALNSVYTYTIDGIEYTKEITDEELEEEGKSIAEEVIRRLRQTKGLETVPITIGLFKQTEETSIVPGNYFTYAISETDTSLNWETLDEEYVLFPSTNAQNNYRDDYEKFESFQLDVTQYFKNYSGIVGRAFYLEKELQKLSIDINIQFYGKAETIGFAQYITSLIGEHFPDEWTVEIKVMSSTGQEALILKEPDMDEPFVHIY; this comes from the coding sequence ATGAAAAAATTTTTTATCATCGCCCTTTCCCTGTTTTTACTTACCGGTTGTTTACCGTCCGTTGAAAAACAGGATGAAGTCGTACAAGAAGATCAAGAATCGGAAGAAACGGCCATTGTACCGAATTATCAAATTTCCGACTCCTATTATCGGACGCTCATCCCCTTTGAACCATCGGATACGCGAGGGTTAGTGGTTTGGAATTTGAATACCCGTTACGATAGCGATGAATTTGAAGAGGGACTGTTAAGAATCGCACAAAAAACCTTTTCAACGAATACGTACATTTTTCAAGACGGTAAATATTTGGATAAAGAAACGGTACAAAAATGGCTGAAACGTGAATATACTTCCGATCAATTGAAAGAAAAAGAGTTAACGGAAGCAGATAATCTCGGATTGAATCCACCGCTTGAAGATGATGCAGATGCAGAAGAGATAGAGTCCCATCCGATTTATTTATCCTATTTGTTAGAACATAATTACTTAGTCAAGACGGATGAAAACACGGTGAAATTAGGCGGTGTTGCTATTGGACTCGCTTTGAATTCCGTCTATACGTATACGATTGACGGAATTGAGTATACAAAGGAAATAACGGATGAAGAATTGGAGGAAGAAGGGAAAAGTATAGCCGAAGAAGTCATTCGTCGACTCCGGCAAACGAAAGGATTAGAGACGGTTCCGATTACGATCGGTTTATTCAAACAAACAGAAGAAACGTCTATCGTTCCGGGGAATTACTTTACCTATGCTATTTCTGAAACGGACACGAGTTTGAACTGGGAGACGTTGGATGAAGAGTACGTCTTATTCCCTTCTACGAACGCTCAAAATAACTATCGTGACGATTACGAAAAGTTCGAATCTTTCCAGCTGGATGTTACCCAATATTTTAAAAACTATAGTGGAATCGTTGGACGCGCCTTTTATCTTGAAAAGGAATTGCAAAAACTTTCCATTGACATTAATATTCAATTTTATGGTAAGGCAGAAACGATCGGATTTGCTCAATACATTACGAGTTTGATCGGAGAACATTTTCCCGATGAATGGACGGTCGAAATAAAGGTCATGTCGTCAACCGGTCAAGAAGCGCTAATTTTAAAGGAACCAGATATGGATGAACCGTTTGTGCACATATACTGA
- the ligA gene encoding NAD-dependent DNA ligase LigA, which produces MNFDEAEKRVKELHELLNRYGYEYYVLDQPSVPDSEYDRFMQELISLEEAFPELKTPYSPTQRIGGEVLEGFSKVEHSIPMQSLANAFNEGDLRDFDRRVRQSFEENVDVTYVCELKIDGLAVSLKYEKGKFVQGSTRGDGFIGEDITANLRTVKSIPLQLKEDITIEVRGEVFMPKKSFFALNKQREEMGEDLFANPRNAAAGSLRQLDPKIAAKRNLDIYLYAIGENEGKTLQTHSDGLDYLDSLGLKTNKERRLCKGIDEVMDYIAYWQEKRPDLPYEIDGIVIKVNRYDQQTRLGATAKSPRWAIAYKFPAEEVVTKLLEIELNVGRTGVVTPTAVLEPVHVAGTTVQRASLHNEDLIREKDIRIGDAVVVKKAGDIIPEVVRPIVERRTGEERVFSMPERCPECGSKLVRLEGEVALRCMNPKCPAQIREGLIHFVSRNAMNIDGLGERVITQLFSENLIRDVADIYQLNREQLIQLERMGEKSVANLLSSIEASKSNSLERLLFGLGIRHVGNKAAKILAQKFGHIDRLMEATEEELQTIHEIGEKMAKAVVTYFQMPEVKELIKELKASGVNLEYKGPRMAEKTDVETILTGKTVVLTGKLERLTRNDAKEQLERLGAKVTGSVSKKTDIVIAGTDAGSKLTKAESLGIEIWDEKRLLMELKQGESE; this is translated from the coding sequence ATGAATTTTGATGAGGCGGAAAAACGCGTGAAAGAACTGCACGAATTATTGAACCGATACGGTTATGAATATTATGTATTGGATCAGCCTTCCGTACCTGATTCCGAATATGACCGATTCATGCAGGAACTCATCTCGTTAGAAGAAGCGTTTCCTGAATTAAAAACCCCGTACTCTCCTACTCAACGAATCGGGGGAGAGGTTTTGGAAGGATTTTCGAAAGTGGAACATTCGATTCCGATGCAAAGTTTAGCAAATGCCTTTAACGAAGGGGACTTGCGAGATTTCGATCGACGGGTGCGGCAATCATTCGAAGAAAATGTTGACGTTACCTACGTTTGTGAATTGAAAATCGATGGATTAGCCGTTTCATTAAAATATGAAAAGGGAAAATTCGTACAAGGGTCCACCCGGGGAGACGGATTCATCGGAGAGGACATTACCGCAAATTTACGAACGGTTAAGTCGATTCCGTTACAATTGAAGGAAGACATAACGATCGAAGTCCGTGGAGAAGTATTTATGCCGAAAAAATCCTTTTTCGCTTTAAATAAACAGCGGGAGGAAATGGGGGAAGATTTATTTGCCAATCCTCGAAATGCCGCTGCCGGTTCTTTACGTCAACTTGACCCGAAAATTGCTGCGAAAAGAAACTTAGATATTTATTTATACGCCATCGGTGAAAACGAAGGAAAAACGTTACAAACCCATAGCGATGGATTGGATTATTTAGATTCGTTAGGGTTAAAAACGAACAAAGAACGTCGCCTTTGTAAAGGAATCGATGAGGTGATGGATTATATCGCTTACTGGCAAGAAAAACGTCCTGATTTACCGTATGAAATCGATGGAATCGTTATTAAAGTGAATCGTTATGACCAGCAAACGCGGTTAGGTGCGACAGCAAAAAGTCCGCGGTGGGCGATCGCCTATAAATTTCCAGCAGAAGAAGTCGTAACAAAGTTATTGGAAATCGAATTAAACGTCGGACGTACAGGTGTCGTTACTCCGACTGCCGTTTTAGAACCGGTTCACGTTGCCGGAACGACGGTACAACGGGCTTCGTTACATAATGAAGATTTAATCCGTGAAAAGGATATTCGCATTGGAGATGCTGTCGTTGTCAAAAAAGCAGGCGACATCATTCCGGAAGTCGTAAGGCCGATTGTTGAAAGACGGACGGGAGAAGAACGAGTTTTTTCCATGCCTGAACGATGTCCGGAATGTGGAAGCAAACTCGTACGATTAGAAGGAGAGGTAGCTCTTCGGTGTATGAACCCGAAATGTCCCGCCCAAATTCGGGAAGGATTAATTCATTTCGTTTCGAGAAATGCGATGAACATCGACGGCTTAGGGGAACGGGTTATTACCCAACTATTTTCGGAAAACTTAATTCGAGACGTAGCAGATATTTATCAATTGAATCGGGAACAACTCATTCAACTCGAGCGAATGGGTGAAAAATCCGTTGCTAACCTTCTTTCCTCTATTGAAGCGTCGAAATCGAATTCCTTGGAACGTCTTCTATTTGGACTCGGCATTCGTCATGTCGGGAATAAAGCTGCGAAAATTTTAGCTCAAAAATTCGGTCACATCGATCGATTGATGGAAGCGACTGAGGAAGAATTACAAACCATTCATGAAATTGGCGAAAAAATGGCGAAAGCAGTTGTCACGTATTTTCAAATGCCTGAAGTAAAAGAATTGATTAAAGAATTAAAGGCTAGTGGTGTTAATCTGGAATATAAAGGCCCGAGAATGGCAGAAAAAACAGATGTGGAAACGATTTTGACAGGGAAAACCGTCGTATTAACGGGCAAATTGGAACGATTGACGCGGAATGATGCCAAGGAACAATTGGAACGGTTGGGTGCGAAAGTAACGGGAAGCGTCAGTAAAAAAACAGATATCGTCATCGCGGGGACTGATGCGGGCTCGAAGTTGACAAAGGCCGAAAGTTTAGGCATTGAAATATGGGACGAAAAAAGGCTATTAATGGAATTGAAGCAGGGGGAAAGCGAATAA
- the pcrA gene encoding DNA helicase PcrA — MQYLTNRLLNGLNKEQQQAVKTTEGPLLIMAGAGSGKTRVLTHRIAYLLVEKGVNPYNVLAITFTNKAAREMKERITALLGGTGEDMWISTFHSMCVRILRRDIDRIGINRNFTILDTSDQLSVIKGILKDQNIDPKKYDPRGILGTISGAKNELKDAKAFSNQMGNYYEKLVSSVFEEYEKRLLKNHALDFDDLIMKTILLFERVPEVLEYYQNKFQYIHVDEYQDTNKAQYKLVSLLAQKFENLCVVGDSDQSIYGWRGADITNILSFEKDYPNAKVILLEQNYRSTKTILNAANGVIANNANRKPKKLWTENDKGERIMYYRAHSEKDEALFVVNKIQQLKEKENRTFQDFAILYRTNAQSRVLEEMFVKANVPYTIVGGTKFYDRKEIKDVLAYLRLVANPDDDISLVRIINVPKRGVGATSLDKIAQYAVENDLSMFQALAEAEQIGLSAKAKKSCVEFYDLVRNLHDMQDYMTVTELTEEVLNRTKYKEMLQAERTLEAESRLENIEEFLSVTQNFEKDNDDKTLVSFLTDLALIADIDQLDNQEEKQDGVVLMTLHSAKGLEFPVVFIIGMEEGIFPHSRSLTEEGEMEEERRLAYVGITRAEQQLYLTNAELRTLFGRMSANEPSRFIDEIPSELIDPLHEKTKRDESPARNNSFDFRKRPNNQNLTWRPGDKAVHKKWGVGTVVSVKGEGENLELDIAFPQPTGIKRLLAKFAPIEKQE, encoded by the coding sequence TTGCAATATTTAACGAATCGATTATTGAACGGATTGAACAAGGAACAACAACAAGCCGTAAAAACGACTGAGGGCCCTCTTTTAATTATGGCAGGAGCGGGAAGTGGAAAAACGAGGGTGCTGACCCATCGAATTGCTTATTTATTGGTGGAAAAAGGAGTAAATCCTTACAATGTATTGGCGATCACCTTCACCAATAAAGCGGCGAGGGAAATGAAAGAACGAATCACCGCCCTTTTAGGTGGAACGGGGGAAGACATGTGGATTTCCACTTTCCACTCGATGTGTGTGCGTATTCTTCGAAGGGATATCGATCGGATTGGCATTAACCGCAACTTTACCATTTTAGATACATCCGACCAATTATCCGTCATTAAAGGCATTTTAAAGGATCAAAATATCGATCCGAAAAAATATGATCCGCGGGGCATTTTAGGAACGATCAGTGGTGCGAAAAACGAATTGAAAGATGCCAAGGCTTTTTCGAATCAAATGGGAAATTACTATGAAAAACTGGTCAGTTCCGTCTTTGAAGAATATGAAAAACGGCTATTAAAAAACCATGCCCTCGATTTTGACGATTTGATTATGAAAACGATCCTCTTGTTCGAACGGGTTCCCGAAGTGCTCGAATATTATCAAAACAAATTCCAATATATTCACGTAGACGAATACCAAGATACGAACAAAGCCCAATACAAACTCGTTTCTTTATTGGCACAAAAATTTGAAAATCTTTGCGTAGTCGGTGATTCCGACCAATCGATTTACGGTTGGCGCGGAGCCGATATTACGAATATTCTTTCCTTTGAAAAGGACTATCCGAATGCAAAGGTCATTCTTCTTGAGCAAAATTACCGTTCGACAAAAACGATTTTAAATGCGGCAAACGGAGTAATCGCAAATAATGCGAATCGGAAACCGAAAAAACTGTGGACGGAAAATGACAAGGGAGAGCGGATTATGTATTATCGCGCGCACTCTGAAAAAGATGAAGCCTTGTTTGTCGTCAATAAAATCCAGCAATTGAAAGAAAAGGAAAATCGCACATTTCAAGACTTTGCGATATTGTATCGAACGAATGCCCAATCCCGAGTTTTGGAAGAAATGTTTGTAAAGGCGAATGTTCCGTACACGATCGTCGGAGGAACAAAATTCTACGATCGGAAGGAAATAAAAGATGTTTTGGCGTATTTACGGTTAGTGGCAAATCCTGATGACGATATTAGTTTAGTCAGAATCATTAATGTTCCAAAACGAGGCGTCGGTGCCACGTCGTTAGATAAAATCGCCCAATATGCAGTGGAAAATGATTTATCGATGTTTCAAGCGTTAGCAGAGGCGGAACAAATCGGTCTATCCGCCAAGGCGAAAAAGTCATGTGTGGAATTTTACGATTTAGTCCGCAACCTCCACGATATGCAAGATTACATGACTGTGACGGAATTGACAGAGGAAGTGTTAAATCGAACGAAATATAAAGAAATGCTCCAGGCGGAACGTACGTTAGAAGCGGAAAGTCGTTTAGAAAATATTGAGGAATTTCTTTCAGTTACCCAAAATTTCGAAAAAGATAACGATGATAAAACATTGGTCTCCTTTTTGACAGATTTGGCATTGATTGCTGATATCGACCAATTGGACAACCAAGAGGAAAAACAGGATGGGGTCGTCCTGATGACGCTACATTCAGCAAAAGGGTTGGAATTCCCCGTCGTTTTCATCATTGGGATGGAAGAAGGAATTTTCCCTCACAGTCGGAGCTTAACCGAGGAAGGGGAAATGGAAGAGGAACGGAGGCTCGCCTATGTGGGCATTACCCGTGCCGAGCAGCAACTGTATTTAACGAATGCCGAGTTGCGTACACTATTCGGAAGGATGAGCGCTAACGAACCGTCCCGATTTATCGACGAAATCCCTTCAGAGTTGATCGACCCTCTACATGAAAAGACGAAGAGGGATGAAAGTCCTGCACGGAACAATTCCTTCGACTTTCGAAAACGACCGAACAATCAAAATTTGACTTGGCGGCCTGGGGATAAGGCGGTTCATAAAAAATGGGGTGTCGGGACTGTCGTTAGTGTAAAAGGAGAAGGGGAAAATTTAGAATTGGATATTGCCTTCCCTCAACCGACTGGCATCAAACGATTGTTGGCAAAATTTGCCCCGATCGAAAAACAGGAATAA
- a CDS encoding heptaprenylglyceryl phosphate synthase, with protein sequence MYDYREWKHIFKLDPNKELSEEKLEKICESGTDAIMVGGTDGITLDQVLHLMSRVRKYAVPCVLEISSFEAITPGFDLYFIPTVLNANEAKWILKEHHRAIKEYGHFIDWREVITEGYCILNPDSKVAQLTGANTDLDEEDVLAYALLAEKMFRLPVFYLEYSGTYGDPQFVKKVKGALENTVLFYGGGITTVEQAVEMKEAADVIIVGNSIYDHFEEALKTVQAVKSIK encoded by the coding sequence ATGTACGATTACCGCGAGTGGAAACATATTTTTAAACTCGATCCGAATAAAGAATTGTCCGAAGAAAAGTTGGAAAAAATTTGTGAATCTGGGACAGATGCAATCATGGTCGGTGGAACGGACGGAATCACCTTGGATCAAGTGCTACACCTTATGTCCCGGGTACGAAAATATGCTGTTCCGTGTGTGTTGGAAATATCATCCTTTGAGGCAATTACGCCCGGTTTTGATTTATACTTTATTCCGACGGTGTTAAATGCGAATGAGGCAAAATGGATATTGAAGGAACATCATCGGGCAATCAAAGAATATGGGCATTTTATCGATTGGCGGGAGGTTATAACAGAAGGATATTGTATTTTAAATCCCGACAGCAAAGTTGCCCAATTGACGGGTGCAAATACCGATTTGGATGAAGAGGACGTATTAGCCTATGCCCTTTTAGCAGAAAAAATGTTTCGACTACCTGTATTTTATCTCGAATATAGTGGAACATACGGTGATCCTCAGTTTGTGAAAAAAGTAAAGGGTGCTTTAGAAAATACCGTTCTTTTTTACGGGGGAGGTATCACGACGGTGGAACAAGCCGTGGAAATGAAAGAGGCAGCGGATGTCATTATCGTCGGAAACAGTATATACGATCATTTCGAAGAAGCATTAAAAACAGTTCAAGCAGTTAAGTCCATAAAATAG
- a CDS encoding YerC/YecD family TrpR-related protein has protein sequence MQIDKLRGRELDQLFESILSLKSLEECYLFFDDLCTINEIQSMAQRLEVARLLKKGSKYHEIENETGASTATISRVKRCLNYGNDAYEMVLERLEKKGSEEK, from the coding sequence ATGCAAATTGATAAATTACGAGGACGGGAACTAGACCAACTTTTCGAGTCAATTTTATCATTAAAATCGTTGGAAGAATGCTATCTCTTTTTCGATGATTTATGTACGATCAATGAAATCCAATCGATGGCCCAACGACTAGAAGTAGCCCGGTTGTTGAAAAAGGGGAGCAAATACCATGAAATCGAAAACGAAACCGGTGCAAGCACAGCAACCATTTCTCGTGTGAAAAGATGCTTAAACTATGGAAACGACGCCTATGAAATGGTGTTGGAACGATTAGAAAAGAAAGGATCGGAGGAAAAATAA
- a CDS encoding DUF3048 domain-containing protein, producing MAKYLKLSVLFIVCILFIAACGKDAETTKDTTIESEGNKEPVEVEEEPVLYQYPLSGKWTEEQSNHRAIGVMINNHPAARPQSGLLEADVVYEVLAEGGITRFLAIYQSEMPETFGPVRSARDYYIELAKGFDALYIAHGYSPQAKAMLDRGYIDSINGIQYDGTLFTRANFRVAPHNSYISYENIVKGAENLGYSLEGAPESYSFLDEEDEVTGIDVQTITIDYSVDSFFVRYEYDSALEKYHRYSAGQLTTDYDTGEEVMVDNIFVVEMEHTIIDDEGRRAIDLTSGGKALLLQKGTLQQIEWKNIDGRIVPVSSGSEVSLVPGKTWINVVPDIEQMVDYVESE from the coding sequence GTGGCGAAATATTTAAAACTATCCGTTTTGTTCATCGTATGTATCCTTTTTATCGCCGCTTGTGGAAAAGATGCGGAAACAACGAAGGATACAACGATTGAATCGGAAGGAAATAAAGAACCCGTGGAAGTCGAAGAAGAACCGGTTTTGTATCAATATCCTCTTTCAGGAAAATGGACGGAGGAGCAATCGAATCATCGAGCGATCGGTGTCATGATTAATAATCACCCGGCCGCCCGTCCTCAGTCAGGTTTACTTGAAGCGGATGTCGTTTATGAAGTATTAGCTGAAGGGGGAATCACCCGCTTTCTGGCCATTTACCAAAGTGAAATGCCAGAAACATTCGGTCCCGTTCGGAGTGCTAGGGATTATTATATCGAATTGGCGAAAGGCTTCGATGCTTTGTACATCGCTCATGGGTATAGCCCGCAGGCGAAGGCAATGCTCGACAGGGGGTATATCGATTCGATTAACGGAATTCAGTACGACGGTACATTATTTACGCGCGCCAATTTTCGTGTTGCTCCCCACAACTCGTATATTTCCTATGAAAATATCGTAAAAGGAGCGGAAAACCTCGGCTATTCCCTAGAGGGTGCACCGGAAAGTTATTCTTTTTTGGATGAAGAAGATGAGGTAACCGGCATTGACGTACAAACGATAACCATCGATTACTCCGTCGACAGTTTTTTCGTCCGATATGAATATGATTCCGCATTAGAAAAGTATCATCGGTATTCCGCCGGACAATTGACAACCGATTATGATACGGGAGAAGAAGTGATGGTCGATAATATTTTTGTTGTAGAAATGGAGCATACGATCATCGATGACGAAGGGAGAAGAGCAATTGACTTAACTTCTGGTGGAAAGGCACTCCTGTTACAAAAGGGGACATTGCAACAAATTGAATGGAAAAACATAGACGGAAGAATCGTACCGGTATCGTCCGGATCCGAAGTTTCCCTCGTTCCCGGAAAAACTTGGATCAATGTCGTACCCGATATCGAACAGATGGTCGATTATGTGGAATCGGAATAA
- a CDS encoding adenine deaminase C-terminal domain-containing protein — protein sequence MFELQTVWKNKQIREHVDVLNGKRSPTKLLYNATYLHGILKKWIKGNIWIYGDRIVYAGNKWPELIDETCEQIDCTDYFLVPGYIEPHVHPFQLYNPQTFSEYASQHGTSVLVNDNLFLFLQNDKKKAFALLERLQKTPATLFWWSRFDSQTELIREEKVFSNSNVKAWLEHDLVVQGGELTGWPKLLEGNNMILHWMQLAKKWHKKVEGHFPGASEKTLAKMKLFGVDSDHEAMTGEEVKRRLMHGYTVSLRHSSIRPDLPKLLREIKELGPHIYGSIMLTTDGSSPSFYEDGVIDKLIRIAIEQGVPEIDAYLMATLNPAKYFQLDHMHGLIATGRVANINFLKHTQNPRPVSCIAKGKWIRRNDQPVTETTEIPWEQYGFSLLRIEWELSADDLQFSMPLGIEMENAVITKPYSLSTNVSGNQLDPLSDESFFMLADREGKWRVNTIIKGFVRNIGGFVSSFSSTGDIIFIGKNKQDLVKAFARMKELGGGIVLFDQGKQIFELPLSLNGLFSDEPFEKLVEKEKELKSILRERGYPFGDPIYSLLFFSATHLPYIRITQKGLFDVMKKRVLFPSIMR from the coding sequence ATGTTTGAATTACAAACCGTTTGGAAAAATAAACAAATTCGGGAACATGTGGACGTATTAAATGGGAAACGTTCTCCGACGAAGCTGTTGTATAACGCTACGTATTTGCACGGTATTTTGAAAAAATGGATAAAAGGGAATATTTGGATTTATGGTGATCGAATTGTCTATGCTGGAAATAAATGGCCGGAATTAATTGATGAAACTTGTGAACAAATTGACTGTACCGATTATTTTCTTGTGCCTGGTTATATTGAACCCCATGTCCATCCATTTCAGTTATATAATCCCCAAACGTTTTCGGAATATGCAAGTCAACACGGAACATCGGTATTAGTGAACGATAACTTATTTTTGTTTTTACAAAACGACAAAAAGAAAGCGTTTGCACTTTTGGAGCGTTTGCAAAAAACACCTGCTACCTTATTTTGGTGGAGCCGATTTGATAGCCAGACGGAATTAATAAGGGAAGAGAAGGTTTTTTCCAATAGCAATGTGAAAGCCTGGCTTGAACATGATCTCGTCGTACAAGGGGGCGAGCTGACCGGTTGGCCGAAATTGTTGGAAGGGAATAATATGATTCTCCATTGGATGCAACTGGCCAAAAAATGGCATAAAAAAGTAGAAGGTCATTTTCCCGGTGCATCCGAAAAAACGTTAGCAAAAATGAAATTGTTTGGAGTCGATAGTGATCATGAGGCGATGACCGGTGAAGAGGTGAAAAGAAGATTGATGCATGGATATACCGTATCTTTACGCCATTCTTCCATTCGTCCCGATTTGCCGAAATTACTTCGTGAAATAAAGGAACTAGGTCCACACATTTACGGTTCGATTATGTTGACGACTGACGGTTCTTCCCCTTCCTTTTATGAAGATGGTGTGATTGACAAATTAATTCGAATAGCCATTGAACAAGGTGTACCGGAAATCGATGCGTATTTAATGGCTACGTTAAACCCTGCGAAATATTTCCAATTGGACCATATGCACGGACTCATCGCAACGGGAAGAGTAGCAAATATTAATTTCTTAAAACATACGCAGAATCCTCGACCGGTAAGTTGTATAGCGAAGGGAAAATGGATTAGACGAAACGATCAACCCGTTACGGAAACGACCGAGATTCCTTGGGAGCAATACGGTTTTTCCCTTTTAAGGATCGAATGGGAATTGTCTGCCGATGATTTGCAATTTTCCATGCCCCTTGGAATTGAAATGGAAAATGCTGTAATTACTAAACCATATTCCCTTTCAACCAACGTTTCTGGGAACCAATTAGATCCCCTCTCCGATGAATCGTTTTTTATGCTCGCGGATCGAGAAGGAAAATGGAGGGTGAATACGATTATTAAAGGATTCGTAAGAAATATCGGTGGTTTCGTTTCGAGTTTTTCGAGTACCGGTGATATTATATTCATTGGGAAAAATAAACAAGATTTAGTGAAAGCATTTGCGAGAATGAAAGAATTAGGTGGAGGCATCGTTCTATTTGATCAAGGAAAACAAATATTTGAACTGCCTTTATCATTAAACGGGCTTTTTAGCGATGAACCATTTGAAAAACTAGTGGAAAAGGAAAAGGAATTAAAATCAATTTTACGAGAACGCGGCTATCCTTTTGGGGATCCCATATACTCCTTATTGTTCTTCTCCGCCACCCATTTACCGTATATTCGAATTACGCAAAAGGGTTTATTCGATGTTATGAAAAAAAGAGTTTTGTTCCCCTCTATCATGCGTTAA